A single region of the Carassius gibelio isolate Cgi1373 ecotype wild population from Czech Republic chromosome A14, carGib1.2-hapl.c, whole genome shotgun sequence genome encodes:
- the rnasel3 gene encoding ribonuclease-like 3, with the protein MSKVMGIHHIVILLLVLCASLSTYGQTEEVKERYKKFLRQHVFGAMNVQRCDSEMRTRRITGSPNDNSCKEVNTFILANNHQVRAVCTGGGTRLPENRDLYMSNKPFPVVTCSLISGERHPKCEYRGHKSTRKIVVGCAGDWPTHYDEGVIV; encoded by the exons ATGAGCAAG GTCATGGGGATTCATCACATCGTGATTCTGCTACTGGTCCTGTGTGCCTCACTGTCCACGTATGGTCAAACAGAAGAAGTAAAGGAGCGCTATAAGAAATTCCTCAGGCAGCATGTGTTTGGAGCCATGAATGTGCAGAGATGTGACAGTGAGATGCGTACGAGACGCATCACGGGATCCCCAAATGACAACAGCTGCAAAGAAGTCAACACTTTCATACTAGCAAATAACCACCAAGTTAGAGCAGTTTGTACCGGAGGAGGTACTCGACTCCCTGAAAACAGAGATTTGTATATGAGCAACAAGCCATTTCCTGTAGTTACATGTTCATTAATCAGTGGGGAGAGACACCCCAAATGTGAATACAGAGGACACAAGTCCACTCGAAAGATTGTTGTGGGGTGTGCAGGCGACTGGCCAACGCATTATGATGAAGGGGTCATTGTATAG
- the LOC128027453 gene encoding F-box only protein 38, whose translation MMGPRRKVTRTHSLGGGTFSSLGHEEPKDYINELSHEVLCHIFRYLPMQDIMCMECLSRKLREAVTLYLRVVKVVDLCASRWWEYMPSGFTDSSFLMLMKKMPDLEQLYGLHPRYLERRRVRGYEAFSIPGVLEALQACPNLIGVETSHLELVEAIWNYMPQVHILGKFRNRNGAFPIPSENKLTIPAAAKIQTLHLVGVNVPEIPCLSMLRHLYLKWVRLTKPQPFKDFLCVNLRTFVMRNCAGPTNSLKYVPLVTGLASARNLEQLELVRVPFLGGLVQHVVEDSWRSGGFRNLHTIVFGACKNALEVDLGYLIITAARRLHEVRIQPSLTKDGVFSALKMAELEFPQFETLHLGYVDEFLLQCNMSHAELVKYGLADVIENPGIITDIGMKAVNEVFTSIKYLVIYNCPHLHNPHNWITDHSRWSRLVDLTLVRCHAIKLESFSQFIEMLPSLEFISLDQMFREPPKGCARVGLSAGTGIGVSSALVSNQNSNNDNDNNNNNNHQNNNDANIPPNNNNDEQAENVPQQHHHRPEEIPDVEGMVADNMEPEPVLAASNPEEETQGSSQATNPSLERDEEQAGPSGVQTAVKKQSVVVSDSDSEDEYSPIRTPAAARSRGQYPETEAQEKSSTAVNPHGKGKTPLRRRGPQFQELSCEKGCQVTSEQIKADMKAATETAERGARDRNSGPESASGYDAGSCVCSIRWREDSANPDEQGGTGRGEDDMVRTRCTCSRSHPGSENRTRGGHSLPVGGDNHRSECHSSEQRTGGEEMEDRHSDAPPRTQGSSEGQSVEFPRRPVTRARSRLSSVPLVCESELPKAKPRVVIKKKRMADKSTSTSDPVTEDDHVQVLGLKSKNLVGITLTNCGITDLVLKECPKMMFVHATRCRVLKHLVVESAPIVNRFDYAQCKKLDMKQVLDQILRMPPERNRIIYMRPMQQIDSLALEKKLFSGPYPYHIAMIHEFSNPPNVRNKVRVRSWMDTIANISQELIKYEFFPEATRTEQDVKKYPSYPWGRDIYTLEGVIDGAPYSMITDFPWLRSLRTAEPNSYARYDFEDDESTTIYAPRRKGQLSADICMETIGEEISERRQTLKGVFQRVVVVFIHYCDVRGEPVDDDYI comes from the exons ATGATGGGCCCACGGCGAAAGGTCACCAGGACTCATAGTTTGGGCGGAGGAACATTTAGCTCTCTTGGACATGAGGAACCTAAAGACTATATCAACGAGCTCTCACATGAGGTGCTCTGCCACATATTCCG ATACTTACCCATGCAGGACATCATGTGTATGGAGTGTTTGTCACGGAAACTGCGGGAGGCGGTGACCCTGTACTTGCGGGTGGTGAAGGTTGTGGACCTTTGTGCCAGTCGGTGGTGGGAGTACATGCCCTCAG GTTTCACAGACTCCAGTTTCCTCATGCTTATGAAGAAGATGCCTGATTTGGAGCAGCTCTATGGTCTTCATCCACGTTACCTTGAGAGAAGGAGGGTCAGAGGTTATGAGGCCTTCAGCATTCCTGGTGTTTTGGAGGCTCTACAGGCTTGTCCCAACCTTATA GGTGTGGAGACATCTCATTTGGAGCTGGTGGAGGCGATATGGAACTACATGCCTCAGGTTCACATTCTAGGGAAGTTCAGGAACCGAAATGGAGCGTTTCCTATTCCCTCAGAGAACAAGCTCACTATTCCAGCTGCAGCTAAAATCCAGACCCTCCATCTTGTTG GTGTCAATGTGCCGGAGATCCCCTGTCTGTCCATGCTCAGGCATCTGTACCTGAAATGGGTGCGCCTCACTAAGCCTCAGCCCTTCAAAGACTTTCTCTGTGTGAATTTGCGTACGTTTGTCATGAGGAACTGTGCCGGTCCCACTAATTCTCTGAAGTATGTGCCTCTCGTCACCGGTCTGGCCTCTGCTCGCAACCTTGAGcagctggagctggtcagggtgcCCTTCTTGGGTGGACTAGTTCAGCATGTTGTGGAGGATAGCTGGAGGTCAG GAGGGTTCCGTAATTTGCACACAATTGTATTTGGTGCCTGTAAAAATGCACTTGAAGTGGATCTGGGTTACCTCATCATTACTGCTGCTCGCAG GTTGCATGAAGTTCGAATCCAGCCTTCCTTAACCAAAGACGGGGTGTTCTCCGCACTGAAGATGGCTGAACTGGAGTTCCCCCAGTTTGAGACTTTGCACCTTGGATATGTTGATGAATTTCTGTTGCAGT GTAACATGAGCCATGCTGAGTTAGTCAAATACGGTCTTGCTGATGTGATCGAGAATCCAGGAATCATCACAGACATCGGAATGAAGGCAGTTAATGAGGTGTTTACCTCCATCAAGTATCTGGTCATTTATAACTGTCCACATCTTCACAATCCACACAACTGGATCACAg ACCACTCCCGCTGGAGTCGATTGGTGGACCTCACTCTGGTGCGCTGTCATGCGATCAAGCTAGAGTCGTTCAGTCAGTTCATTGAGATGCTTCCCAGCCTGGAATTCATCTCTCTGGACCAGATGTTTCGTGAACCTCCCAAG GGCTGTGCCCGTGTTGGACTCAGTGCAGGCACGGGTATCGGAGTTTCGTCTGCCCTGGTCAGCAATCAGAATTCCAACAATGATAatgacaacaataacaacaacaaccatcAGAACAATAATGATGCAAACATTCCACCAAATAACAACAACGACGAACAGGCTGAAAATGTGCCTCAGCAGCACCACCATAGACCGGAGG AGATTCCCGATGTTGAGGGTATGGTGGCAGACAACATGGAGCCTGAGCCAGTTCTTGCGGCCTCCAACCCGGAGGAAGAGACCCAAGGTTCCAGCCAGGCTACTAATCCTTCACTTGAACGGGATGAAGAACAAGCAG GACCTAGTGGAGTTCAAACCGCAGTGAAGAAGCAATCGGTGGTGGTTTCAGACTCGGACAGTGAGGATGAGTACAGTCCAATCAGGACGCCGGCTGCCGCCCGCTCTCGAGGCCAGTACCCTGAGACGGAAGCCCAGGAGAAGAGCAGTACAGCTGTTAATCCACATG GTAAAGGGAAAACTCCACTGCGTAGACGTGGACCGCAATTTCAGGAGCTCAGCTGTGAGAAAGGCTGCCAGGTGACCAGCGAGCAGATAAAGGCTGACATGAAGGCGGCCACTGAGACGGCTGAGCGTGGGGCCAGAGACAGAAACAGTGGGCCTGAGTCTGCTTCAGGCTACGATGCCGGCAGCTGTGTTTGCTCAATCCGCTGGAGGGAGGACTCGGCCAATCCGGATGAGCAGGGTGGGACGGGTAGAGGGGAGGACGACATGGTGAGGACTCGCTGCACATGCAGCAGGTCTCATCCCGGCTCTGAAAATAGGACTCGTGGTGGCCACAGCCTGCCAGTGGGAGGAGACAACCATAGATCAGAATGTCACAGCTCAGAGCAGAGAACAGGAGGAGAGGAGATGGAGGACAGGCACTCCGACGCTCCTCCCAGGACTCAGGGCTCATCTGAGGGACAAAGTGTAGAGTTTCCCAGGAGACCGGTCACTCGTGCCCGCAGCAGACTTTCCTCTGTGCCCCTGGTGTGTGAGTCAG AACTACCCAAAGCGAAACCTCGGGTTGTGATTAAGAAGAAACGTATGGCAGACAAGTCCACCAGCACCAGTGACCCTGTGACTGAAGACGACCATGTGCAG GTGCTCGGCCTTAAATCTAAAAACCTAGTGGGAATCACACTTACAAACTGTGGCATCACAGACCTGGTCCTTAAGGAGTGCCCCAAAATGATGTTTGTCCATG CGACGCGCTGTAGGGTGCTGAAACACTTGGTGGTTGAAAGTGCCCCCATAGTAAACCGCTTTGATTACGCACAATGTAAGAAGTTGGACATGAAGCAGGTGCTTGACCAGATCTTACGGATGCCGccggagagaaaccgtatcaTCTACATGAGGCCTATGCAGCAG ATTGATTCTCTGGCTctggaaaaaaagcttttcagTGGACCGTATCCATACCATATTGCAATGATCCATGAGTTCAGCAACCCACCGAATGTCAGGAACAAAGTGCGCGTACGTAGCTGGATGGACACCATTGCCAACATTAGCCA AGAACTCATCAAGTATGAATTCTTTCCGGAGGCCACACGGACGGAACAGGATGTAAAGAAGTATCCCAGCTATCCCTGGGGCAGAGACATCTACACTTTAGAGG GAGTAATAGATGGGGCGCCGTATTCGATGATCACAGATTTCCCGTGGCTTCGCTCGTTACGCACAGCAGAGCCCAACAGTTATGCCCGATATGACTTTGAAGATGATGAAAGTA CCACTATCTATGCACCGCGGCGTAAGGGACAGCTCTCGGCCGACATCTGCATGGAGACCATTGGTGAGGAGATCTCGGAGCGACGGCAGACACTTAAGGGTGTTTTCCAGCGTGTGGTGGTCGTCTTCATTCACTACTGCGACGTTCGGGGGGAACCGGTGGATGACGACTACATCTAG